A single Triticum dicoccoides isolate Atlit2015 ecotype Zavitan chromosome 2A, WEW_v2.0, whole genome shotgun sequence DNA region contains:
- the LOC119355868 gene encoding 60S ribosomal protein L14-1-like, producing MPFKRFVEIGRVALVNYGKDYGRLVVIVDVVDQNRALVDAPDMVRCQMNFKRLSLTDIKIDIKRIPKKATLIKAMEEADVKTKWENSSWGKKLVVQKRRASLNDFDRFKVMLAKIKRGGAIRQELAKLKKEVAAA from the exons ATG CCGTTCAAGAGGTTCGTGGAGATCGGGCGGGTGGCCCTGGTGAACTATGGCAAGGACTACGGCCGCCTCGTCGTCATCGTCGACGTTGTTGACCAGAACAGG GCACTTGTTGATGCTCCGGACATGGTCCGCTGCCAGATGAACTTCAAGCGGCTCTCTCTGACCGACATCAAGATTGACATCAAGCGGATCCCTAAGAAGGCAACTTTGATCAAAGCAATGGAGGAAGCTG ATGTGAAGACCAAGTGGGAAAACAGCTCATGGGGCAAGAAGCTGGTTGTCCAGAAGAGGAGGGCATCGCTCAATGACTTCGACAGGTTCAAGGTCATGCTCGCCAAGATCAAG AGGGGAGGAGCTATCAGGCAGGAGCTAGCGAAGCTTAAGAAGGAGGTTGCTGCTGCTTAG